The segment CGCGTATCCGTCGTAGGGTCCCGATCCGCCCGGCGTGTCGGAGAGACCGGATTCGATCGCGTGGCTCTGGACGTACTTGCGAAAGTGACGCATCAGCTCCGGCACTCCGAGCACGAGCGGCCCGTGCACGTCCTTCCAGTAGCGATGGAATTCCTGCGCGCTCATCCCCGGCTTGCGCTTGAGCATGACTGCGACCTTTACCATCGGATTATCCTCCGTACCGCGAAATCGATTTTCCTGCTTGCGGCCTTTCTTAGCACAGGATCGGACCGAATCGTGACGCGCGGGTGGCGGGCCTCAAGGGCGTCGCGCAAGGCCCACTACAACTCGTCGGCGCTATCTGACACGATTGATGGGGCACGATTGATGGGGCACGATTGATGGGCACGATTGCTCCGGCTACCAGATGAAAGAGCTGATCGAATCCATCCTCAATGCCGCGGTCGGGCGGGCGCGCGCCGCCGGCCAACTTACGACCGCGCTGCCCGAGGCCGCAGGCGTCGAGGCGCCCAAGGACCCGGCCCACGGCGACGCGGCGAGCAACGCCGCGCTGGTGATGGCGCGGGCGGAGAAGAAACCGCCGCGCGCGATTGCCGAAATAATCCGCGCCAATCTCGAACTCCCGCCCGAAATCGCGGAGGCCGCCGTGGCGGGCGCGGGATTTATCAATTTCCGGATGGCGCCGGCGTACTGGCAGGGCGAATTGCGCCGCGCCGCGGCCGAGGGCGACCGTTTCTGGCGTCCGCAAATCGGCGAGAGACGCAAGGTCCAGGTCGAATTCCTCTCGGCCAATCCGACGGGGCCGCTAACCGTCGGCCACGGGCGCAACGCCGTGCTCGGCGACACGCTTGCCCGCATGCACGAGGCGACCGGCTTTGCAGTCACGCGCGAGTACTACTTCAACAACGGCGGTCGCCAGATGAAGCTCCTGGGCGAATCCGTGCGCGCGCGCTACCTGGAGGCGCTCGGACGCCCGGCGGCGATGCCCGAGGACGGCTACCAGGGCGAATACATCCGCGACGTCGCGCGCGAACTGGTTGCGCGCCACGGCGACGCGCTCGCGGACGCGGCCGATATCGAGGTTTTTCGCGCGCCGGCCGAAGAGGCGATTTTCGCCGACATCCGCCGCACCTGCGAGGGTCTGGGTATCCGCTTCGACGTCTTCACCAACGAGCTCGATCTCATCCGCGGCGGCCAGGTGGATGCGGTAATCGAGGGGCTGCGCGAGCGCGGCCTGGTCGCCGAATACGACGGCGCCGTGTGGCTGAGGGGCGAGCCGCTTGGGCTGCCCAAGGACCGCGTGCTCGTGCGATCGGGGCCGGGGCGCGAGCCGACCTACCGCACGCCCGACATCGCCTACCACATCGAGAAGCTGCGGCGCGGTTTCGACAGCGTGATCGACGTTTTCGGCGCCGACCATATCGCCGAGCATCAGGGCGTGCTGGCGGCGGTCAAGGCGCTGGGTTACGACGTTACTCCCATTCACGCCATCATCTATCAGTTCGTGACGCTTACGCGCGGCGGCGAGAA is part of the Candidatus Binataceae bacterium genome and harbors:
- a CDS encoding EthD domain-containing protein, yielding MVKVAVMLKRKPGMSAQEFHRYWKDVHGPLVLGVPELMRHFRKYVQSHAIESGLSDTPGGSGPYDGYA
- the argS gene encoding arginine--tRNA ligase, translating into MKELIESILNAAVGRARAAGQLTTALPEAAGVEAPKDPAHGDAASNAALVMARAEKKPPRAIAEIIRANLELPPEIAEAAVAGAGFINFRMAPAYWQGELRRAAAEGDRFWRPQIGERRKVQVEFLSANPTGPLTVGHGRNAVLGDTLARMHEATGFAVTREYYFNNGGRQMKLLGESVRARYLEALGRPAAMPEDGYQGEYIRDVARELVARHGDALADAADIEVFRAPAEEAIFADIRRTCEGLGIRFDVFTNELDLIRGGQVDAVIEGLRERGLVAEYDGAVWLRGEPLGLPKDRVLVRSGPGREPTYRTPDIAYHIEKLRRGFDSVIDVFGADHIAEHQGVLAAVKALGYDVTPIHAIIYQFVTLTRGGEKVKMSTRKATYVTLDELVDEVGADVVRFFFLFRKHDSHLDFDLDLAKRQAPENPVFYVQYAHARLASVFREAEKKGIGLPADLAAVDLAPLSEEEIALGRKLIGLREVVRGAVESLEPHRVPFFLLELAGDFHRYYNKPANRIINEQRELSLARLFLARLLMDGIRSGLNLIGVSAPDRM